ATCTACTCCATTCTTCCACAGACTCTCcccttataccccctcctctatGGAATCAAGTACCTCTTCAGTATGGACACACCCATTCTTCAAATTTTTCCACATCATCTTTTGGGTTCCACCACTCCTCCAACTTAcctcacctcaactaccaccacTGAGGAATCCAGCTCCTCTACTGACTCAAGTTCTTCCACAGGCTCAGAAACCTCTTCAACATACACTAACCCTTCTTCAGGTTACTCCTCATCCAGCTCCTCTTTGGAGCCCACCCATTTCTTCTAGCTCCTCTGTGGATtcaaccacctcctccttccaatcgaccacttctccaactgattcctctgtggattcaactacttcacctagctccagcaccagtgatGAAACAACTACATCTCCAATCTACTCCAgctcttccacagactctccaactTACTCCAGCTCCTCTATGGAATCAACTACTCTTCAAGTACGGACACAACCCCTTCTTCAAGCTTTTCCACATCATCCTTGGATTCCACCACTTCTCCAACTGacatcacctcaactaccaccacTGAGGACTCCAGCTCGTCTACTTACTCAAGCTCTTCCGTGGGCTTAGAAACCTCTTCAActtacaccagctcttcttcaggCTACTCCTCGTCCAGCTCCTCTTTGgagcccaccatttcttctactttcccaaGCTCCTCTATGGATTCAACCACGTCCCCCTTCCaatcgaccacttctccaactgattcctctgtggattcgACTACCTCACCTAGCTCCAGCACCATTGAGGAAGGATCCACTTCCACTGATTCATCCGGTGGAATGGaagatgatgacatatatatagtcGTGGTTGTGATAATTGTTGATTAGTATTTGGCAGTGATCTTAACCTcctgttgcttcttcttcttcgttttaaaGCGTAAAGACCCTCCTGTTCAGGTAATATTTTTTCGATAAATTTTGTttctatattatacttatttatacttatttgtgtttatatgcaatttgtatgtgtttttccattctctctctctctctctctctctctctctctctctctctctctctctctctctctctctctctctctctctctctctctctctctctctctttcactctctttctctatgtgtgtgtgtgtgtgtgtgtatgtatgtatatatgtatatgtgcatgtgcatatttatatgtacatgcatatacgtgtgtgtgtgtgtgtgtgtgtgtgtgtgtgtgtgtgtgtgtgtgtgtgtgtgtgtgtgtgtgtatgtatatatatttgtatatatctatgtatatgtaggcacatatatacatatatagatagatacatattgataaacacacacacacacacacacacacacacacacacacacacacacacacacacccacacacacacacacatatatatatatatattatatatatatatatatatatattatatattatatatattatatatatatatgtatgtatgtatatatatatatatatatatatatatatatatataatatatatatcatatatatatatatatgtgtgtgtgtgtgtgtgtgtgtgtgtgtgtgtgtgtgtgtgtgtgtgtataaatatatatatatatatatatatatatatatatatatatatatatatatatatatttacatatgtgtgtatacacacacacacaccacacacacacacacacaatcatatatatatatctatataatatatatatatatatactaagatatataatataat
This genomic stretch from Penaeus monodon isolate SGIC_2016 unplaced genomic scaffold, NSTDA_Pmon_1 PmonScaffold_7052, whole genome shotgun sequence harbors:
- the LOC119571591 gene encoding uncharacterized protein DDB_G0271670-like, whose amino-acid sequence is MDSTTPYVPTPVLTLIPLLSPYTPSSMESSTSSVWTHPFFKFFHIIFWVPPLLQLTSPQLPPLRNPAPLLTQVLPQAQKPLQHTLTLLQLFHRLSNLLQLLYGINYSSSTDTTPSSSFSTSSLDSTTSPTDITSTTTTEDSSSSTYSSSSVGLETSSTYTSSSSGYSSSSSSLEPTISSTFPSSSMDSTTSPFQSTTSPTDSSVDSTTSPSSSTIEEGSTSTDSSGGMEDDDIYIVVVVIIVD